ATCGATGGTGCCCGTGCTGGACTCGCGCGGGCCCGGCGCCGGCGCAAGCTCCAGGAACCGCTTCAGGAAGGGCTCCAGCCCGAAGTTGGTGAGCGCGCTGCCGAAGAACACCGGCGACACGTCGCCCGCCAGGAACGCCTCGGGGCTGAACTCCGCCCCCGCCATCTCCAGCAGCTCCAGGTCTTCGAGCAGCTGGTTGATGGAGGCGTCGGGGAGCGCCGCCAGGATGTGCGCGTCGTCCAGCGTGCCCTCCTGCGCCGTCACCCGCGACGAGCCGTGGTCCTCGCCCCGCTCGAACAGGTACACCCGCTCCGACGGGCGGTCGTACACGCCCAGGAAGCGGTCCCCGTCCAGGATGGGCCACATCATCGGATAGCACTTCATCCCCAGCTCGCGCTCCACGTCGTCGATCAGCTGCAGCGTGGGCGCGCCCGGCCGGTCGCACTTGTTCACGAAGGTGAACACGGGGGTGCGCCTCAGCCGGCACACCTCGAACAGCTTGCGCGTCTGCTCCTCGACGCCCTTGCGGTTGTCCAGCAGCATCACGGCGCTGTCGGCCGCCATCAGCGTGCGGTAGGTGTCTTCGGAGAAGTCCTGGTGGCCGGGGGTGTCGAGCAGGTTGATGGACTTGCCGCCGTACTCGAACTGCAGGACGCTGGAGGTCACGGAAATGCCGCGCTCCTGCTCCATCTGCATCCAGTCGGAGGTGGCGTGGCGGGCCGCACGGCGCGCCTTGACGCTCCCCGCCAGGTGGATGGCCCCGCCGTACAGCAGGAGCTTTTCCGTGAGGGTGGTCTTGCCCGCGTCGGGGTGGCTGATAATGGCAAAGGTCCGCCGGCGGCGGACCTCTTCGCTCAACCTGCTCATGGCGGCTCGCTGGGTGGCTTTGGTCTACAGCCGCTGAATCTAACACGTTTCCGGCCCCGCCTCAACGCGTAGCCGTCTTCCCCGGGCGCCCGGCACGCCGCCGGAGCCCCGTTCAACCCCCTGCAAAGGGAAATTCGCATGACCACGAAGATTCGTATGATCGGCTCGCTGGCCCTGGTGCTGGCGTTGGGCGCCGCCGCCGCGTGCGGCGGCGATGGCCCGCCGACCCAGGCGCAGACGGGCACCATCTCCGGCAAGGTGTCGAACGGGGCCGCGGGGGTGGCCGGCGTAAGCGTCAGCATCGGGGGCGGAGGAAGCGCCACGACCGACGCCGGGGGCAACTTCTCCATCACCGGCGTGGCCACCGGCAACCGCGCGGTGGCCGTCGTCGTGCCGGCGGGCTTCATCACCGCCACGGCCACGGAAGAAACCATCAAGGGGGTCATGGTGAGCGCGGGGCAGACGGCGACGGTGAACTTCGCGCTCAAGCCGGGCGTCGTGGTCACGGCCACCAGCAACGTCTTCACGCCGCAGGTGGTTACCGTTCCCCCCGGCGCCACCGTCCGCTGGGTGGGTAGCTCCGGCACCCACACCGTCACCCCCGCCAACGCGGGACAGCCCGGTGCCTGGGCGTCGGCCAACCTGCCCGTGGGTGCCGTGTTCGAGCATACCTTCGGCACCACGGGAGCCTTCCCCTACCTGTGCATCCCGCACCAGGCCATGGGGATGACGGGCACCGTCAACGTCGGCGGCTGAGCCGGCCCTCCGCGCGCGCCGGCCGTCCGGCGCGCGCGGACGACGGGCGTCTGTTCAGGACCCTCGCCCGGCCAGCTAGCGCCCCGCGGCAGAGAGCGCGGTGGCGATCCAGCTTCCAAGCGCGCTGCCCATGATCGAGACCAGCACGAGCTCGTCACCCCCCGTGCCCCACGTGGCGATGCCGAGCGCGCCCACCGCCGCGACCGCGGCCGTGTAGGCACCCATCACCCACCGGGGCCAGCCGGGGCGCATCTTCAGGGCTCCCGCCGTGGGGATCACCAGCGCTCCGGTGGCCAGGGCAGCCGTCAGCAGCCGGTCGTCGCCGGTGGCCAGCCCGGCGATCCCCGCCCCGATCGCCGCTGCCAGCAGCACCGCCAGCAGCGCGCCCGCCAGCACCCGCCCGCGGTCGACGGCGGCGCGTCCCTTCTGGTCCAGCGCCAGCAGCGCGTCGAACAGCGGGTCGGCCGCCCAGGTCATCAGCACGAACACCCCGTACGCCATCAGCAGGGGAACGATGAACGGCGCCAGCGCCGGCTGCGCGTTCCTCACCCGCCGCAGCACGTTGTATCCCACCACGCCCCCCACGATCACCAGCCACCGCGTTTGCGGCGACAGCGCGTCCATCCACAGGAAGTACCGCAGCATCAGGCGGTACACCGGGTTGCGTGCCTTGAGCGCGGCCACCAGCCCCTCGCGCGCCCACTCCTGCCCGGGGTCGATCTCCAGCGCGTGGTAGAAGTGGGGAAGCGCCGAGTCGGGCGCCGCCCCGCCCTGCAGCGCCTGCCATCCGCGCCCGGCGCGGGCGAAGGCGTTGTGGGGGTCGGCGGCGGACGCGTCGACGAATGCCTGCTCGGCCTCGGGCGAGCGCAGCACCTGCAGCGCCAGCGCGCGCAGGTTGGCGCACGCGGGATGCTCCGGGTCCACCGCCAGCCCCCGATCCGCCGCGGCCACCGTGCCCGCCCAGTCCTTTCGCTCGGCCAGGCAGCGGGCCGCCAGCGCGTGCGGCTCGGGGCTGCCGGGGTTCAGGACCGCGGCCTCGCGGGCGCATCCCAGTGCCTCGCTGAACTGCTTCGCGTCGGCCAGCACGTGGCCCAGCGCCCAGTGGCAGTACCCCAGCTCGGGCTCGTCTTCCACCGCCTGGCGCGCCTGGGCCAGGGCCTCGTCGCCGCGCTTGAGCGCCGCCAGGCACAGCGCCCGCAGCGAACGGCTGGCGGCATCGTACGGGTCCGTTTCCAGCCAGCGGGCCAGCAGC
The sequence above is a segment of the Longimicrobium sp. genome. Coding sequences within it:
- a CDS encoding peptide chain release factor 3, with the translated sequence MSRLSEEVRRRRTFAIISHPDAGKTTLTEKLLLYGGAIHLAGSVKARRAARHATSDWMQMEQERGISVTSSVLQFEYGGKSINLLDTPGHQDFSEDTYRTLMAADSAVMLLDNRKGVEEQTRKLFEVCRLRRTPVFTFVNKCDRPGAPTLQLIDDVERELGMKCYPMMWPILDGDRFLGVYDRPSERVYLFERGEDHGSSRVTAQEGTLDDAHILAALPDASINQLLEDLELLEMAGAEFSPEAFLAGDVSPVFFGSALTNFGLEPFLKRFLELAPAPGPRESSTGTIDPEKPEFTGFVFKIQANMDPKHRDRIAFVRVCSGRFEAGMQVKHVRTGKPIRLASPTQFMARERTLIDEAWPGDVIGIHDRGNLRIGDTLSADGTLEFGGIPRFSPEHFARIVIGDPMKRKQLDTGLQQLSEEGAAQVFYAESLTGPAPIVGAVGQLQFDVLLHRLEHEYNVRARLERMSFVAARWVDAPKAEIDRLASGHGRMLVYDAKQKPLVLFDSEWTMRTTIDREKSIAFYDVAP
- a CDS encoding plastocyanin/azurin family copper-binding protein, which codes for MTTKIRMIGSLALVLALGAAAACGGDGPPTQAQTGTISGKVSNGAAGVAGVSVSIGGGGSATTDAGGNFSITGVATGNRAVAVVVPAGFITATATEETIKGVMVSAGQTATVNFALKPGVVVTATSNVFTPQVVTVPPGATVRWVGSSGTHTVTPANAGQPGAWASANLPVGAVFEHTFGTTGAFPYLCIPHQAMGMTGTVNVGG